The genomic segment TCCGGCACCGAGGTGTCCCGCCCGTACCGGCTGAGCACCATCGCCAGGCACGCGGCACCGCACTCGGTGCGGGTCAGCTGGAACCGCAGCGGTACCCGGGTCACGGCCGTACCGCCAGCAGCAGCACCGGCGCGATCCGGTCCGGCGCCGCGAGGCGGAGCAGCCCGTGGCCGATGCCGGACAGCCCGGTCATCAACCCCGGCGTCGGCACCGACGACGGGGTGCCGCAGCGCGGGCCGACCCGGTCCAGGTGCCCCAGTACGGCCGCGGCGAGGGTGTCCCGGTGCCCGGCCGCGTCCGGGGCGCCGGCGCGGGCGGCGACGGTGAACAGTTCCAGGTTGCCCAGGTCGCCGTGGCAGATGCTGTGGTTGCCGAAGTGCCCGAACACCGCCGTGGAGCGCAGCGCGCGGGTCAGGTCGGCGGCCGTGTCGGCGTCCCGCTCACCGGCCGGCAGCGCCGCCCGCGCCAGCCCGGTACCGGGCGCGCCGTGGCACCAGGCGTGCATGTGCGGCACCTCGACCGGTTCGCTGCGCCGTGCCCACGGCCGGTCCGGCAGTTGTCGCAGGTCCGGCCAGTTGTCCAGGTCCGGGCGAAACAGCGACCGCTCGTAGGCCAGCGCCGCCCGGCCGGCGGCACGCGCGGCGGCGTCGCCGGTGCGCGCCGCGTACCGCAGCAGGGCCCAGCCGATCCCCGCCGCGCCGTGCGAGAACCCGGTCAGTGGCCGGCCGGAGTCCATGGTGTACCAACCGGTCCCGCCCTCGACCTGGACCGCGGTGTCGACCAGCCGGGCCGCGCAGGCCGCGGCCAGCCGGGCCGCCACCGTCCCGCCGACGCCGGCGTCCAGCAGCGACTCGGCGAGCGCCAGGCAGCCGGCCGCGCCGCCGATGATGTCCAGCGTCTCGTCCCGCTCGACCAGGCCGGTGACCCAGTCGAGGATGCCGGGCACCGGTTCGGCCAGCTCCGCGTCGTCCAGCAGCGTCGCGGCCGAGGCGAGCGCGTAGGCCACCCCGGTCGGCCCGAGTACGGGCCGAGCACGCCACGGACCTCGCCTTCCCGGTCGATCATCGGCCGGACGTGGTCGACCTGGGCCGGCAGCGGGCGCAGCGTCGCGCGGGCCAGGTCCGCGTACCGTTGCTCGCCGGTGAGGTGGGCCAGCCCGGCCAGGAACACGGCGACCCCCGGATAGCCGTTGTACAGGTCGGCGCGCAGCTGGGTGACCATCCACTGGGTGTCCTGCACCAGGTCCATGCCGAGCCAGCCGACCCGGTCGGCGCGCCGGTACGCCGAGTCGGCCAGCCGGTCACCGATCGTCCGGGCGTGCTCCAGCGCGCGTTCGGCCACGCTCGCCGCCGGGTCGGGCGCGCTGCGGGCCGACCGGGACGCGGTGCCATGGCCGGTCTCGGCCCGGGTCGCCAGCGTCGCCTCGATGACCCACTCCTGCTCGGCCAGGTCGTCGTCGCCCAGCCGGTCGAGCACCCGCCGGGTGCGGTCCAGCCCGGACTCCGGCAGCACGCCGGCGATCCGGCCGCCGTCGACGCCGTACAGGTCGGTGGAGCCGGCCCGGGTACGAAACAGCGGCACGTCGCCGTGCCACAGGTCGGTCAGTTCCGCGCCGACCAGCCGCAGCCGCGCGGCGTCCGACACCGACGCCGCCCACAGCAGGCCGAACACCCGCTCCCGGTCCAGCGCGTCCCGGCCGACGTCGGGGTGGCTGGACTCGGTGAGGATCAGCATGTAGTTGCGGGTCGCCCGAACGATGCACCGGGTCTCGTCGGCCGCGCACCGCTCGACCAGCCCGGCGAGCTGATCCCGGTGCGCGGCCAGCACCTGGTAGCCGGCCCGGAACCCGGCCAGCAGGTCCGCCGCGAACTCCCGGACGTCCAGGTCGCGACCGGCCAGGGTGGGCCGGTTCTGGCTGCCCGGGAACTCCCGGTAGTCGCGCACCAGCCGCATCTCGTCGGTACCGGCGGCGTCGAAGGTCACCGACTTGAACGGCAGCACGCCGCCCTTGTCGCCGCCCATCCCGCCGACGTCGAGGACCCCGCCGTCGGGTCCGTAGAGCACCGCCGGCAGCAGGCCGGTACGGCTGACCGAGTCGCGCAGCGCGGCCATCGCCGGGTCGTCGTCGGTGAACGCGGCGCCGGTGGTGACCGGCAGGTCGCCGTGGAACACGGACTCCAGGTCGACCACCACCGGGTCGGCGCCGCAGGCGATCACGTTCTCGTAGTGGAAGTCCACTGCGGCCAGCACGTACAGCAGCGCCAGCAGGGCGCCCTGCCGCCGGAAGTACCCGCGGGCCTCGTCGGTGTCGGCGCACTCGGCGACCGGGACGAACTCCGTCCAGCCGTACCCGTCCGCCGACAGCACCCGCACCCGGCGCAGCGCGGCGTCCGGCAGCCGCTGCGCGTACCAGCCCAGGATGTCGTTGACGTGCTCGTGCAGTGCCAGCGACCGCGGCTTGTACACCAGCCGGGCACCGTCGGCGAAGCGCAGCACCGCGACCGACCGGCCCCGGTCGTGCGCGTCGCCGCCGCCCATCGCGACCTCGACCAGCGTCCCCGGCTCCCCGTCGAGTAGCCGGTCGACCAGCGCCGGCCGGTCGGCCGCGAACCGGGCCAGGAACTCCGCGTACGCCTCGACGGCCTGGTCGGCGAGCGTGACCAGGGTCCGGCCCAGCACCGCGTACTCGTCGAGCAGCGCGGCGAGTTCCGCCGGATCCGCGAGCAGTTCGGCGAACGACCAGAACCGGGCGGTGGCGTCGGCTCCGGACAGCCGGTCGGCGAGCCGCATCACGTTGAGTTCCAGCACCAGGATCCGGCTCGCCGCATCCACCAGCTGCCGGGCCAGCGCCGCCCGGAACGCCGCCAGCAACGCCGGACCGTCGACGTCCGGCGCCAGGGTGTACTCCGAACGTCGGGCCAGCCGGTCGGCGGCGTCGGCGACGAACGGCTCGACGATCGCGGCGAACGCGTCCCGCCAGTCGTCGGTCCTGGCCACGCTGCGGTGCGGCATTTCGGCGACGATGCGTTCGACCCGGCCGGCCCAGGACGGTGCGCCGGCACGCGCGGCGAGCTCGTCGGCCGGTTCGGCGAGCAGATCGAGCAGCCGCTGCGGATCGATCCCGTACCCGGTCAGCAC from the Actinocatenispora thailandica genome contains:
- a CDS encoding lanthionine synthetase LanC family protein — protein: MAYALASAATLLDDAELAEPVPGILDWVTGLVERDETLDIIGGAAGCLALAESLLDAGVGGTVAARLAAACAARLVDTAVQVEGGTGWYTMDSGRPLTGFSHGAAGIGWALLRYAARTGDAAARAAGRAALAYERSLFRPDLDNWPDLRQLPDRPWARRSEPVEVPHMHAWCHGAPGTGLARAALPAGERDADTAADLTRALRSTAVFGHFGNHSICHGDLGNLELFTVAARAGAPDAAGHRDTLAAAVLGHLDRVGPRCGTPSSVPTPGLMTGLSGIGHGLLRLAAPDRIAPVLLLAVRP